A part of Quatrionicoccus australiensis genomic DNA contains:
- a CDS encoding c-type cytochrome, with amino-acid sequence MKASLLLIGLLSAGIALAGPPAPKQEGIEGKNYKWNAQEGEKVEALHKKGDVKNGQEAYEVCGACHLPSGAGRPDGTFPQLAGQHSTVLIKQMADIRAGLRDNPTMYPFAITLTDPQELADAAAYINSLCIPLEHGKYEGVDAAMQIAKGKELYEKQCLECHGKNGEGDKAKFYPVIAGQHYKYLLRQMTEIRDGHRRNANPDMVKVIKPYTNEQLVAISAYQSSLVMPGNMCKPKAGKKK; translated from the coding sequence ATGAAAGCATCACTGTTGCTTATTGGCTTGCTCAGTGCAGGCATCGCCCTGGCGGGGCCGCCGGCCCCGAAGCAGGAAGGTATCGAAGGCAAGAATTACAAGTGGAATGCCCAGGAGGGCGAAAAGGTCGAGGCGCTGCACAAGAAGGGCGACGTCAAGAACGGCCAGGAAGCCTATGAAGTCTGCGGCGCCTGTCACCTGCCGTCCGGCGCCGGTCGTCCCGACGGCACCTTCCCGCAACTGGCCGGCCAGCACTCGACCGTGCTGATCAAGCAGATGGCCGACATCCGGGCCGGTCTGCGCGACAACCCGACCATGTATCCGTTTGCCATCACGCTGACCGATCCGCAGGAACTGGCCGACGCTGCCGCCTACATCAACAGCCTGTGCATCCCGCTTGAACACGGCAAGTATGAAGGCGTCGATGCCGCCATGCAGATTGCCAAGGGCAAGGAACTGTACGAAAAGCAGTGCCTCGAGTGTCACGGCAAGAACGGCGAGGGCGACAAGGCCAAGTTCTATCCGGTGATCGCCGGCCAGCACTACAAGTACCTGCTGCGCCAGATGACCGAGATTCGCGACGGCCATCGTCGTAACGCCAACCCGGACATGGTCAAGGTCATCAAGCCCTATACCAACGAGCAACTGGTGGCGATCTCCGCCTACCAGTCGAGCCTGGTGATGCCGGGCAATATGTGCAAGCCGAAGGCCGGCAAGAAGAAGTAA
- a CDS encoding DUF2325 domain-containing protein produces the protein MSGFPFHVAGGSFGAGHSLLAEAMTPPALPKAQVAVGSRRRKLWEISHKFHCPIVGVCFECDELRRLMQKVMHLPRDASDFMLHTTAVGACEERSRLAEILQKSLEKRYQLSIRQLAACKSVAELRRAWQAACRAKRDIPAVLWACWTHPCSNEQLDQEIYGDIHMIQHQLGAHDRTEQQALINAQAKNAELQARLDAALADAEDLRQKRATQAQEAAQTIAQLRAELVAREARASNLARASDTLREALPDLESRQKLAQRLADAEERARATRQENEELTRELTRLRDFAKYAEETIESLSRADEDDLAELPGPQLSGKCVLCVGGRSGSVNSYREVVEQSGGHFLHHDGGLEESLHRIDGALAAADIVICQAGCISHNAYWRVKEQCKRTGKPCMFVKNSGLGSFGRAVNALGKGNSGAGTDK, from the coding sequence ATGTCCGGATTTCCCTTTCATGTCGCCGGCGGTTCCTTCGGCGCTGGCCATTCCCTGCTCGCCGAGGCGATGACGCCGCCCGCCCTGCCCAAGGCGCAAGTTGCGGTCGGTTCGCGCCGGCGCAAGCTGTGGGAGATTTCCCACAAATTCCATTGCCCCATCGTCGGCGTCTGTTTCGAATGCGACGAGTTGCGCCGCCTGATGCAAAAAGTCATGCACCTGCCGCGCGATGCCTCGGATTTCATGCTGCACACCACGGCGGTCGGCGCCTGCGAGGAAAGAAGCCGGCTCGCCGAAATCCTGCAGAAATCGCTGGAAAAACGTTACCAGCTGAGCATTCGCCAGCTCGCCGCCTGCAAGTCGGTCGCCGAGCTGCGCCGCGCCTGGCAGGCCGCCTGCCGCGCCAAGCGCGACATCCCGGCCGTCCTCTGGGCGTGCTGGACGCATCCGTGCAGCAACGAGCAGCTCGACCAGGAAATCTACGGCGACATCCACATGATCCAGCACCAGCTCGGCGCGCATGACCGCACCGAGCAGCAGGCCCTGATCAATGCGCAGGCGAAGAATGCCGAACTGCAGGCTCGCCTCGATGCCGCCCTGGCCGACGCCGAGGATCTGCGCCAGAAGCGAGCGACGCAGGCGCAGGAAGCGGCGCAGACGATCGCCCAGCTGCGTGCCGAACTGGTCGCCAGGGAAGCGCGGGCGAGCAATCTGGCGCGCGCCTCCGATACGCTGCGCGAAGCGCTGCCCGATCTCGAATCGCGCCAGAAACTGGCGCAGCGCCTGGCCGATGCCGAAGAACGGGCGCGTGCGACGCGCCAGGAAAACGAGGAGCTGACGCGCGAACTGACCCGCCTGCGCGATTTCGCCAAATACGCCGAGGAGACCATCGAGTCGCTGAGCCGGGCCGACGAAGACGATCTGGCGGAGCTGCCCGGGCCGCAGTTGTCGGGCAAGTGCGTGCTGTGCGTCGGCGGGCGTTCCGGCAGCGTCAATTCCTACCGCGAGGTGGTCGAGCAGTCGGGCGGCCATTTCCTGCACCACGACGGCGGTCTCGAGGAAAGCCTGCACCGCATCGACGGCGCGCTGGCCGCGGCCGACATCGTCATCTGCCAGGCCGGCTGCATCAGTCACAACGCCTACTGGCGGGTCAAGGAACAGTGCAAGCGTACCGGCAAGCCCTGCATGTTCGTCAAGAACAGCGGCCTGGGCAGCTTCGGGCGGGCGGTCAACGCGCTGGGCAAGGGCAATTCCGGCGCCGGGACTGACAAATGA
- the menA gene encoding 1,4-dihydroxy-2-naphthoate octaprenyltransferase, translating to MSKLPPPLSYPVIRPKAWRIAWLAIRPRTLSVSVAPVLVGSSLAWAEGSSVHWLALVAALCCATLIQIATNLHNDAVDCEKGNDLPDRPGPLRVTAAGWVTPGTVRRAALGSFTAAFLLGIYLAVVGGWPIVGIGLASLLAGWSYSGGPRPISYSPFGELFVLFFFGVLAVGGSVWLQGHAPDLSTLLAGLVCGLPAAAVLVVNNTRDRVADLRVGRRTLAALLSRAGATRAYAAMMLLPFALLPLLAWFGHSGALLGLFALPNALAKVRAFAAASSDPALNPLLPATARCGLILAVLLTAGFLLELA from the coding sequence TTGAGCAAACTGCCGCCGCCCCTGTCCTACCCGGTCATTCGCCCCAAAGCCTGGCGCATTGCCTGGCTGGCGATCCGGCCGCGCACGCTGAGCGTGTCGGTGGCGCCGGTACTGGTCGGTTCCAGCCTGGCCTGGGCCGAGGGCAGCAGCGTGCACTGGCTGGCCTTGGTCGCCGCGCTGTGCTGCGCGACGCTGATCCAGATCGCGACCAATCTGCACAACGATGCGGTCGACTGCGAAAAAGGCAACGATTTGCCCGACCGTCCCGGCCCGCTGCGCGTCACCGCGGCCGGCTGGGTGACGCCGGGCACAGTGCGGCGCGCCGCGCTGGGCAGCTTTACCGCCGCTTTCCTGCTCGGCATCTACCTGGCCGTGGTCGGCGGCTGGCCGATCGTCGGCATCGGGCTCGCCTCGCTGCTCGCCGGCTGGTCCTACTCGGGCGGCCCACGCCCGATCTCCTATTCGCCCTTCGGCGAACTGTTCGTGCTTTTCTTCTTCGGCGTGCTCGCCGTCGGCGGCAGCGTCTGGCTGCAAGGGCACGCGCCCGATCTCAGCACCCTGCTCGCCGGTCTCGTCTGCGGCCTGCCGGCCGCCGCCGTGCTGGTCGTCAACAACACACGCGACCGCGTCGCCGACCTGCGCGTCGGCCGCCGCACGCTGGCCGCGCTGCTCAGCCGGGCCGGCGCGACCCGCGCCTACGCGGCAATGATGCTGCTGCCTTTCGCGCTGCTACCGCTGCTCGCCTGGTTCGGTCACAGCGGCGCCCTGCTCGGCCTGTTCGCCCTGCCCAACGCGCTCGCCAAGGTGCGCGCCTTCGCCGCCGCCAGCAGCGATCCGGCACTCAATCCCCTGTTACCGGCCACCGCGCGCTGCGGCCTGATCCTCGCCGTGCTGCTCACCGCCGGCTTCCTGCTTGAACTCGCCTGA
- a CDS encoding SCO family protein — protein MSMLRRCLLMLYLGSLLIALPALAEPAHKLLAGEASAVNPRYLLIGPDGQAVSDQDWRGRFQLIAFGYTYCPDICPTTLVDMAELLKQLGPDADRVQGIFISVDPERDTPRVLQTYTRFFDARILGLSGTPELVQRAARNYRVRYAKVAGKDAKNYAVDHSAGLYLLDPAGQFVKKFAYGRPVDEILAELRVFLSTFETQR, from the coding sequence ATGAGCATGCTGCGACGCTGCCTGCTCATGCTTTACCTCGGCTCCCTGCTGATTGCCCTGCCGGCGCTCGCCGAGCCGGCCCACAAGCTGCTCGCCGGCGAAGCCAGTGCGGTCAATCCGCGCTATCTGCTGATCGGTCCGGACGGCCAGGCGGTCAGCGACCAGGACTGGCGCGGCCGTTTCCAGCTGATTGCTTTCGGCTACACCTATTGCCCGGACATCTGTCCGACCACGCTGGTCGACATGGCCGAACTGCTCAAACAGCTCGGCCCCGACGCCGACCGCGTCCAGGGCATCTTCATTTCGGTCGATCCGGAGCGCGACACGCCGCGCGTGCTGCAAACCTACACGCGCTTCTTCGATGCCCGCATCCTCGGCCTGAGCGGCACGCCCGAACTGGTCCAGCGGGCGGCGCGCAACTACCGGGTGCGCTATGCCAAGGTCGCCGGCAAGGATGCCAAAAACTATGCGGTCGACCATTCGGCAGGACTCTATTTGCTCGATCCCGCCGGCCAGTTCGTCAAGAAATTCGCCTACGGCCGACCGGTTGATGAAATCCTCGCCGAACTCCGCGTCTTCCTGAGCACGTTCGAAACGCAGCGCTGA
- a CDS encoding copper chaperone PCu(A)C, which produces MRHPVFFAAGLLFSGGLLAAAADQIEIHQPYVRLAPPNAPAAGAFMVIRNTGSKDVKVVKADNPASRVTELHTHLNEAGIMKMRQVPAIEIKAGGEALLQPGGLHIMLIDLKAPLQEGDNIPITLGFDDGSSKQVNAKVMRPLPTGMRMQH; this is translated from the coding sequence ATGCGCCATCCCGTCTTTTTCGCCGCCGGCCTGCTCTTCTCGGGCGGTCTGCTTGCCGCTGCCGCCGACCAGATCGAGATCCATCAACCCTATGTCCGGCTCGCCCCGCCCAATGCACCGGCAGCCGGCGCCTTCATGGTGATCAGGAATACCGGCAGCAAGGACGTCAAAGTCGTCAAGGCCGACAATCCGGCAAGCCGGGTGACCGAACTGCACACGCATCTGAACGAGGCCGGCATCATGAAAATGCGCCAGGTGCCGGCCATCGAGATCAAGGCCGGTGGCGAAGCCCTGCTCCAGCCGGGCGGCCTGCACATCATGCTGATCGACCTCAAGGCACCACTGCAGGAAGGCGACAACATACCGATCACCCTGGGCTTCGACGACGGCAGCAGCAAGCAGGTCAACGCCAAGGTCATGCGTCCGCTGCCGACCGGCATGCGGATGCAGCACTGA
- a CDS encoding PaaI family thioesterase: MTDHPERLLVRRAIDGGLRDLAVDSNPLAISLGMRIVSASDGRVRLGFTVGTAFTQGNGVVQGGIVAALLDFAMIFAAFSQTPAGMTLATVSQTSNYFRPAPAGELFAEAELEKIGRSMVNARASLYGPDDSLLASATAPLAVIAMRT; the protein is encoded by the coding sequence GTGACCGATCATCCCGAACGCCTGCTTGTCCGGCGCGCGATCGACGGCGGCTTGCGCGACCTGGCGGTCGACAGCAATCCGCTGGCCATTTCGCTCGGCATGCGCATCGTCTCGGCCAGCGACGGGCGGGTGCGTCTCGGTTTCACGGTCGGCACGGCCTTCACCCAGGGCAATGGTGTCGTGCAGGGCGGCATCGTTGCGGCGCTGCTCGACTTTGCGATGATCTTTGCCGCCTTCTCGCAAACCCCGGCCGGCATGACGCTGGCCACGGTCAGCCAGACCAGCAATTACTTCCGCCCGGCGCCGGCCGGCGAACTGTTCGCCGAAGCCGAGCTGGAAAAGATTGGGCGCAGCATGGTCAATGCACGCGCCAGCCTGTACGGCCCAGATGACAGCCTGCTCGCCAGCGCCACGGCGCCGCTGGCGGTGATCGCCATGCGGACTTAG
- the nosD gene encoding nitrous oxide reductase family maturation protein NosD, which yields MRYLSTLGRAGLAAAMLLVIPLGKTEQQLGATADLSTAPRVGIDRPKPTYMLMQRDKRVHGLKPFQALVDQAAPGAVIKPAPGVYAGPVVIDKPLTIDGGGQVTIDAGDRGTVMVLNADHAVIRGLHLTGSGDSHDTDDSCLDVRGNHNVVENNVADNCLFGIDLKQSSNSVVRNNKVRSKDRELGARGDGLRLWYSNDNLIEGNEVIDSRDMVAWYSHRNVFRGNLGRRSRYSLHFMFANDNVVERNRFYDNAVGVYFMYTEGGVARNNVISHATGATGMGFGFKEASGTLLENNEIIYCGIGIGSDLSPFQPDSTIEIRGNRFAYNGIGIQFNSETGGNNVVDNVFEGNLTQVSYGGRGDNNNNARNVWQGNYWDDYQGFDRDGDGYGDQKHELYAYADQIWMEMPIARFFRSSPVMELLDFLERLAPFSTPDLILRDEKPRFIKPARLALS from the coding sequence ATGCGGTACCTGAGCACACTGGGCCGGGCCGGACTGGCTGCGGCCATGCTGCTGGTCATCCCGCTTGGCAAGACCGAGCAGCAACTGGGCGCCACGGCCGACCTGAGCACCGCACCGCGGGTCGGCATCGATCGCCCGAAGCCGACCTACATGCTGATGCAGCGCGACAAGCGCGTGCACGGCCTGAAGCCCTTCCAGGCGCTGGTCGACCAGGCGGCGCCGGGGGCGGTGATCAAGCCGGCGCCCGGCGTCTATGCCGGCCCGGTCGTCATCGACAAGCCGCTGACCATCGATGGCGGCGGCCAGGTCACCATCGATGCCGGCGACCGCGGTACGGTCATGGTGCTCAATGCCGACCATGCGGTGATTCGCGGCCTGCACCTGACCGGTTCCGGCGATTCGCACGATACCGACGATTCCTGTCTCGACGTACGCGGCAACCATAACGTCGTCGAAAACAACGTTGCCGACAACTGCCTGTTCGGCATCGACCTCAAGCAGTCGAGCAACAGCGTCGTGCGCAACAACAAGGTGCGTTCCAAGGACCGCGAACTCGGCGCGCGTGGCGACGGACTGCGCCTGTGGTACAGCAACGACAACCTGATCGAGGGCAACGAGGTCATCGATTCGCGTGACATGGTCGCCTGGTATTCGCACCGCAATGTCTTTCGCGGCAATCTCGGCCGGCGCAGCCGCTACTCGCTGCATTTCATGTTCGCCAACGACAACGTGGTCGAGCGCAACCGTTTCTACGACAACGCGGTCGGCGTCTATTTCATGTACACCGAGGGTGGTGTCGCCCGCAACAACGTCATCTCGCATGCCACCGGCGCCACCGGCATGGGCTTCGGCTTCAAGGAAGCCTCCGGCACGCTGCTCGAGAACAACGAAATCATCTATTGCGGCATCGGCATCGGCTCCGACCTGTCGCCCTTTCAGCCCGACAGCACCATCGAGATCCGCGGCAACCGCTTCGCCTACAACGGCATCGGCATCCAGTTCAACAGCGAGACGGGCGGCAACAACGTCGTCGACAACGTCTTCGAGGGCAACCTGACCCAGGTCAGCTACGGCGGGCGCGGCGACAACAACAATAATGCGCGCAATGTCTGGCAGGGCAATTACTGGGACGACTACCAGGGCTTCGACCGCGATGGTGACGGCTACGGCGACCAGAAGCACGAGCTCTACGCCTACGCCGACCAGATCTGGATGGAAATGCCGATTGCCCGCTTCTTCCGCAGCTCGCCGGTCATGGAACTGCTCGATTTCCTCGAGCGCCTGGCCCCGTTCTCAACCCCCGACCTGATCCTGCGCGACGAAAAGCCACGCTTCATCAAGCCCGCACGCCTGGCCCTGTCATGA
- the rpsD gene encoding 30S ribosomal protein S4 gives MSRYTGPRLKVLRALGVDLPGLSRKSTQDRPQPPGQHGARKQSSRKSEFGLQLMEKQKLRYNYGLTERQLRRVVVDAKKDKGATGNKLVELLERRLDNLVFRAGFAPTIPAARQLVSHGKFELNGRRVTIPSIRLRIGDRFGPSEAGRKIDLVRTTLEAPALERPEWIAYDATTGTAHLNHLPDGDSAPFPLDLQRIVEYYATRL, from the coding sequence ATGTCCCGTTACACCGGCCCCCGCCTGAAAGTCCTGCGCGCCCTCGGCGTCGACCTGCCCGGCCTGTCCCGCAAATCGACGCAGGACCGCCCGCAGCCGCCCGGCCAGCATGGCGCCCGCAAACAAAGCAGCCGCAAGTCCGAGTTCGGCCTGCAATTGATGGAAAAGCAGAAGCTGCGCTACAACTACGGCCTGACCGAGCGCCAGTTGCGCCGTGTCGTCGTCGATGCCAAGAAGGACAAGGGCGCCACCGGCAACAAGCTGGTCGAGCTGCTCGAACGCCGCCTCGACAATCTCGTCTTCCGCGCCGGCTTCGCGCCGACCATCCCGGCCGCGCGCCAACTGGTCAGCCACGGCAAATTCGAGTTGAACGGCAGGCGCGTCACGATTCCGTCGATCCGCCTGCGCATCGGCGACCGCTTCGGCCCGAGCGAGGCCGGCCGAAAAATCGATCTCGTGCGCACCACGCTTGAAGCGCCAGCCCTCGAACGCCCGGAATGGATCGCCTACGACGCCACCACCGGGACGGCGCACCTGAACCACCTGCCGGACGGCGATTCGGCGCCCTTCCCGCTCGACCTGCAGCGCATCGTCGAGTATTACGCGACCCGCCTGTAA
- a CDS encoding c-type cytochrome has protein sequence MKLVLALLAAGLVASPVIAAPDGAALYADKTCNACHGPKGDKPLMPNYPKIAGQNAAYTEQQMKDIKSGARNNGQTAAMKGVMHLVNDEEIKAISIFLAKLK, from the coding sequence ATGAAACTGGTTCTTGCACTGCTTGCCGCTGGCCTCGTTGCCAGCCCCGTGATAGCGGCCCCGGATGGCGCCGCGCTGTACGCCGACAAAACCTGCAATGCCTGCCACGGCCCCAAGGGCGACAAGCCGCTGATGCCGAATTACCCGAAGATTGCCGGCCAGAACGCGGCCTACACCGAACAGCAGATGAAGGACATCAAGAGCGGTGCCCGCAACAACGGCCAGACGGCCGCCATGAAGGGCGTCATGCACTTGGTGAACGACGAGGAAATCAAGGCGATCTCGATTTTCCTCGCCAAACTGAAATAG
- a CDS encoding bile acid:sodium symporter family protein produces the protein MDILLPLSLAFIMFSLGVSLQPADFRRVFASPRAIAIGLGIQILGLPLLAFLLLSLSGIGGEMAVGVMILASTPGGVSAGLLTLLAGGETALSVSLTAITSLGVLFTLPLTVGLALAHFAGGEASLQMPAMRTGVGVFLITVLPVCLGMFFRQRKQQLAGRLEKPLARLSTVLFILIVLATFVAQREVVLGNLPSLGPLLVVLNLLTMGLGFLAGGLGGLPRRQQLALAMECGLHNAALGIFVANLLLQVPALAAPSVVYAFLMNFSAFGLVFLARRRCPATDASPA, from the coding sequence ATGGACATCCTGCTGCCGCTCAGCCTCGCCTTCATCATGTTCTCGCTCGGCGTCAGCCTGCAGCCGGCCGATTTCCGGCGCGTCTTCGCCAGCCCGCGTGCGATAGCCATCGGGCTCGGCATCCAGATCCTCGGCCTGCCGCTGCTCGCCTTCCTGCTGCTCAGCCTGTCCGGTATCGGCGGCGAGATGGCGGTCGGCGTCATGATCCTGGCCAGCACGCCGGGCGGCGTCAGCGCCGGTTTGCTCACGCTGCTCGCCGGCGGCGAAACGGCGCTTTCGGTTTCGTTGACCGCAATCACCAGCCTCGGCGTGCTGTTCACGCTGCCGCTCACGGTAGGACTGGCGCTAGCGCATTTCGCCGGCGGCGAAGCCAGCCTGCAGATGCCGGCCATGCGCACCGGTGTCGGCGTTTTCCTGATCACCGTGCTGCCGGTCTGCCTCGGCATGTTCTTCCGGCAACGCAAACAGCAATTGGCCGGCCGCCTGGAAAAGCCGCTCGCCCGGCTGTCGACCGTATTGTTCATCCTCATCGTGCTCGCCACCTTCGTCGCCCAGCGCGAAGTCGTGCTCGGCAACCTGCCCAGCCTCGGGCCGCTGCTCGTCGTGCTCAACCTGCTGACCATGGGGCTGGGTTTTCTCGCCGGCGGTCTCGGCGGCCTGCCGCGCCGGCAGCAACTGGCGCTGGCCATGGAATGCGGCCTGCACAACGCGGCGCTCGGCATTTTCGTCGCCAACCTGCTGCTGCAGGTGCCGGCCCTGGCCGCACCCAGCGTGGTCTATGCCTTCCTGATGAATTTCTCCGCCTTCGGCCTCGTCTTCCTGGCCCGCCGGCGCTGCCCGGCAACGGACGCCAGCCCGGCCTAG
- the nosZ gene encoding Sec-dependent nitrous-oxide reductase produces the protein MQKFAVKSSVLLIAAGIGLSAASAWAAESLQDVMKRRNLSQQDLLAASKTYVPTGKRDDFVAFSSGGQSGQMLVYGIPSMRILKYIGVFTPEPWQGYGFDEESKKVLRQGNIDGKEINWGDTHHPAISETQGKYDGQFLFINDKANPRLAVIDLRDFETKQIVVNPIFKSEHGGAFVTPNTDYIIEAAQYASPLENKKFYPLEEFNEKYRGGITYWKFDRKEGRIDPKHSFSIELPPYSQDLSDAGKGPSDGWSFTNSFCSERYVGGIEKGRPPYEAGCSAKDTDYLHVINWKKAAELVAQGKAKKINGHDVLMMETAIKEGILFLVPEPKSPHGVDVTPDGKFLTVAGKLDTHVSVFSFEKIQAAIKAGKFESKDPYGIPVIGMKDALHTQVQLGLGPLHTQYDSKSCIAYTSLYVDSQVVKWDHCQGKVLDKISVHYNIGHLMTMEGDSADPKGRYLVALNKLSIDRFNPVGPLHPQNHQLIDISNDKMQLLYDMPIPLGEPHYVVAIEASKLKPGVRYKVGTDSRTDKPNPGAVRAGEEKIVKKGNKIEVFGTLIRSHITPETIEAEVGDEITIHLTNLERAQDETHGFAVSTFNVHASIEPGKTVTVKFKADKEGVYPYYCTEFCSALHLEMQGYLLVKPKGWKPGKTVEVKASYTEADYKATVKKVVDTQAVIDSVVGYIVSTNYKDFPDVVNMVEDATDQLNKTKEAKAKHEAAAAKKDWDQANLWAEQVWQYQVKAADIGLRAKTYLEQNGAKKVK, from the coding sequence ATGCAAAAATTTGCAGTCAAATCCAGCGTGCTGCTCATTGCAGCCGGGATCGGGCTCAGCGCCGCAAGCGCCTGGGCCGCCGAGTCGTTACAGGACGTGATGAAACGTCGCAACCTCAGTCAGCAGGATCTGCTGGCCGCATCCAAGACCTACGTGCCGACCGGCAAGCGCGACGACTTCGTCGCCTTCAGTTCGGGTGGCCAGTCGGGACAGATGCTGGTCTACGGGATTCCGTCCATGCGCATCCTGAAATATATCGGTGTCTTTACGCCAGAACCCTGGCAAGGCTACGGTTTCGATGAAGAGTCGAAGAAAGTCCTGCGTCAGGGCAACATCGACGGCAAGGAAATCAACTGGGGCGACACGCACCACCCGGCCATTTCCGAAACCCAGGGCAAGTACGACGGCCAGTTCCTGTTCATCAACGACAAGGCCAATCCGCGCCTCGCCGTGATCGACCTGCGCGACTTTGAAACCAAGCAGATCGTGGTCAACCCGATCTTCAAGTCGGAACACGGCGGTGCCTTCGTCACGCCGAATACCGACTACATCATCGAAGCCGCCCAGTACGCCTCGCCGCTCGAGAACAAGAAGTTCTACCCGCTCGAAGAGTTCAACGAGAAGTATCGCGGCGGCATCACCTACTGGAAGTTTGACCGCAAGGAAGGCCGCATCGATCCGAAGCACTCCTTCTCGATCGAACTGCCGCCGTATTCGCAGGACTTGTCGGATGCCGGCAAGGGCCCGTCCGACGGCTGGTCGTTCACCAATTCCTTCTGTTCCGAGCGTTACGTCGGCGGCATCGAAAAGGGTCGTCCGCCGTATGAAGCCGGCTGTTCCGCCAAGGACACCGACTACCTGCACGTGATCAACTGGAAGAAGGCGGCCGAACTGGTTGCCCAGGGCAAGGCCAAGAAAATTAACGGCCACGATGTGCTGATGATGGAAACGGCCATCAAGGAAGGCATCCTCTTCCTGGTGCCGGAACCGAAGTCGCCGCACGGCGTCGACGTGACCCCGGACGGCAAGTTCCTGACCGTCGCCGGCAAGCTCGATACGCACGTTTCCGTGTTCTCCTTTGAAAAGATCCAGGCCGCGATCAAGGCTGGCAAATTCGAATCGAAGGATCCGTACGGCATTCCCGTGATCGGCATGAAGGATGCGCTGCATACCCAGGTCCAGCTCGGCCTTGGCCCGCTGCACACCCAGTACGACAGCAAGTCCTGTATCGCCTACACCTCGCTCTACGTCGATTCGCAGGTCGTCAAATGGGATCACTGTCAGGGCAAGGTGCTCGACAAGATCTCGGTGCACTACAACATCGGTCACCTGATGACCATGGAAGGCGACTCGGCTGATCCGAAGGGCCGTTACCTGGTGGCGCTGAACAAGCTGTCGATCGACCGTTTCAACCCGGTCGGCCCGCTGCATCCGCAAAACCACCAGCTGATCGACATCTCGAACGACAAGATGCAACTCCTGTACGACATGCCGATTCCGCTCGGCGAGCCGCACTACGTGGTTGCCATCGAAGCTTCGAAGCTGAAGCCGGGCGTGCGCTACAAGGTCGGGACCGACTCCCGTACCGACAAGCCGAATCCGGGTGCAGTCCGTGCCGGCGAGGAAAAGATCGTCAAGAAGGGCAACAAGATCGAAGTCTTCGGGACGCTGATCCGCTCGCACATCACGCCGGAAACCATCGAGGCCGAAGTGGGTGACGAAATCACCATCCACTTGACCAACCTCGAACGGGCCCAGGATGAAACGCACGGTTTCGCCGTGTCGACCTTCAACGTGCATGCCTCGATCGAGCCGGGCAAGACGGTCACCGTCAAGTTCAAGGCTGACAAGGAAGGCGTCTATCCGTACTACTGCACGGAATTCTGCTCGGCGCTGCACCTTGAAATGCAGGGTTACCTGCTGGTCAAGCCGAAGGGCTGGAAGCCGGGCAAGACGGTCGAAGTCAAGGCCAGCTACACCGAAGCCGACTACAAGGCGACGGTGAAGAAGGTGGTCGATACGCAAGCCGTCATCGATTCCGTGGTCGGCTACATCGTCAGCACCAACTACAAGGACTTCCCGGACGTGGTGAACATGGTCGAAGACGCAACCGACCAGCTCAACAAGACCAAGGAAGCCAAGGCCAAGCATGAAGCCGCTGCCGCCAAGAAGGATTGGGACCAGGCCAACCTGTGGGCCGAGCAAGTCTGGCAATACCAGGTCAAGGCCGCCGACATCGGTCTGCGTGCCAAGACCTATCTTGAGCAGAACGGCGCCAAGAAGGTCAAGTAA
- the fur gene encoding ferric iron uptake transcriptional regulator codes for MNAKEELRRLGLKVTYPRMKVLEVFSGHAGTHLGAEEVHRLLLGQGDDIGLATVYRILAQFDEVGALSRQVFDGSKSVYEINDGKHHDHLVCLKCGRVKEFGDPLIETRQQEIAASNGYRLAEHHLTLYGYCPDCEPDGAPKKAN; via the coding sequence ATGAACGCGAAAGAAGAATTGCGCCGCCTTGGTCTCAAGGTCACCTACCCGCGCATGAAAGTCCTCGAAGTGTTCAGCGGTCACGCCGGCACCCATCTTGGTGCCGAGGAGGTGCATCGCCTGCTCCTCGGTCAGGGCGACGACATTGGCCTGGCCACGGTGTATCGCATCCTGGCCCAGTTCGACGAGGTGGGCGCCTTGTCGCGCCAGGTTTTCGACGGCAGCAAGTCGGTCTACGAGATCAACGACGGCAAGCACCATGATCACCTGGTCTGTCTCAAGTGCGGCCGGGTCAAGGAATTCGGCGACCCGCTGATCGAGACGCGGCAGCAGGAAATCGCCGCCAGCAACGGCTACCGCCTGGCCGAGCACCACCTGACGCTGTACGGCTATTGCCCCGACTGCGAGCCGGACGGCGCGCCGAAAAAAGCGAACTAG